In Candidatus Pantoea floridensis, the genomic window ATCTGCACGCGCTGGCCTGCCGTCACCAAACGCCAATCTTCCTGCTGCGCCTGCGGGACGTAAGCTCGCAAGGCTTCCATACGATCGCTGTCGCTTTGCAGCACCTGATCAACCAGATATTTCACCAGGTCGAAACTCTTCAGGCCAACCTGCACCATCGGTTTCAGGTTGCTGCCATTCATCGCGCCGAACATATCCAGCAGCGAACCTTGCTTAAGGAATTTGGTGGAGAAGGTGGCGAACGGGCCAAAGAGCAGCACCTGCTTGCCATCCAGCACGCGGGTATCAACGTGCGGCACCGACATCGGCGGTGCCCCGACGCTGGCTTTGCCATACACCTTCGCCATGTGCTGTTTCACCACGTCCGGATTTTCCGTAACGAGGAAAGAGCCGCCCACCGGGAAGCCGGCGTAGCCTTTCACTTCGGGAATGCCGGATTTCTGCAGCAGCGGCAACGCCGCGCCGCCCGCACCAATAAACAGCTGGCGCGTAGTCAGCACACGGTTTTCTCCGCTGGCCAGATTATGCAGGCTGACCTGCCAGCGGCCGTCGCTCAGGCGCTTAATGTCACGCACTTCCTGGCGCAGACGCAGGCGGAAATTGGCTTTCTTCTCTAAAGCAGCAATCAGCTGACGCGTCACTTCACCGAAGTTCACATCGGTGCCCATCTCGGTCCAGGTGGCGGCAACTTTCTGCTTGCTGTCACGCCCGTTCATCACCAGCGGAATCCAGCGGGTGATTTGATCGCGGTCTTCTGAATAGCTCATGCCGCGGAACAGCGTACTTTTTTGCAACGCATTGAAGCGCTTGCGCAGAAATTCAACGTTATCGTTGCCCCAGACGAAACTCATGTGCGGCGTACTGTGGATAAAGCTTTTAGGATTGCGCAGGTTGCCTTTCTGAACGTGATAGGCCCAGAACTGGCGCGAAATCTGGAACGATTCGTTAATCGCCACCGCTTTAGCGATGTCGATGCTGCCATCCGCCTTTTGCGGCGTATAGTTCAGCTCCGCCAGCGCGGCATGGCCGGTTCCCGCATTGTTCCAGCCATTAGAGGATTCAACGGCAACGTCATCAAGACGTTCAACCATCTCAATCGACCAGTCAGGCTCGAGATCCTGCAGCCATGTGCCCAGGGTCGCACTCATCACGCCTGCGCCAATCAGCAGTACGTCGACGTCTTTTCGGTCCTGAAGGTGTGCGCTTTCCTTGCCAGCGGCGGCGAGCGCCAGATTTACCGCAGTAGTACTCATGAGGCGACATCTCCTCTCTCTGTTGACCTGAAGCTCAACAGGTTCGCAGGCGAAATAGCCGCGCTTCTTTCGAGCGCGTGGTGCTACTTCTCAAAGGTTAAGACTCAGGTATAAGTCATAGGGACGATAACGGTTAACTGCACGTTATGCATATGCATTCGAATATAACATTCTCGTATCGGAATTAAACGTTTGTTTATTTTTTAAAGGCGGAAATGATTCAGCATAAGAATTAATCAGCTCAACCCCGCTGCCATAAGGGATTTTTATCTCTTAATCAGATGCTTATCGTAATGTGAATGTTATGGCTTTGTGAGTGTTGTTATGGGGGAAGGAGAGGTGTAGTGACATGTATCACAATTTAAGTCAATGATTTTTATCTGTTTTTGGTGGATTGATTATTTATGCGGAATTTGTGGTGCTCAATATTTAGCCAGTCTGTGTAAAAGTAATGTTACAATTTTGTGGTGATGAATTTTGGTATGAGGAGGCGACTCCTGCAGAAGAAAAATGCATCACCATGCGGAGAGCGATCAACGCGAACGACGTCGCCACAGGAAACGAATGACGAAAAACTCAATGGCACCCAGCAGCAAAAACCACAGGCTAAAAACAATCGTATACAGCTGATTAACATCCATCAGATGCAAACTTTCCTGCAGCCGTTTTGCCAGCTCAATGCCAAACGAGGGCGCGGGCAGCAGCAGAGCGGAGAGAAAGCCCAGCAGCAGAATGCCACCCGGGATAATCAGCGTTTCGAATGGGTTATTCATGGTCATCTTCCAAATCAGTTAGCGTCGGCATTAGCGCATAAAAGGGCGCTACGGTGCAATCCCCGTGCCGGATCGCGCTAAGAAATTTCTTCTATTCCATTCACTTAGCGACAAAAATAGCGGAAGTTAAGAGTTATAGCCTTTGCTATACTTAAATCCCTGATTTTACTGTCTTTTTTTTGGCGTTTTAGCATGTTAGACTGCGCGCACTTTTTCATTACTGAACAATAAATGCGGAGAAGTAGCGGCTTTAGGGCCTGTTCCGCGGCATTGATTGAAAACCCATGACATTTATCGCAACCCTGATTCTGGCCTTTGGTATGTCGATGGACGCTTTCGCCGCAGCACTGGGCAAAGGCGCATCATTGCATCGCCCGAATTTCAAAGAAGCGCTGCGTACTGGCTTAATCTTTGGCGTGATCGAAATGCTGACGCCGCTGATTGGCTGGGCGATTGGTCTCGCGGCCAGCCGCTACGTTATGGCGTGGGATCACTGGGTAGCGTTTGGCCTGTTAACCATACTGGGCGGTCGTATGATCATGGAAGGTTTCCGTCAAACGGCCGATGAGCCTTGCGAAGCGCCGCAGCGGCACGGTTTTATGGTGCTGGCATTAACCGCCGTTGCTACCAGCCTGGATGCGCTGGCGGTCGGTGTTGGGTTGGCGTTCCTGCAGGTTAATATCATTATGACCGCCGTTACCATTGGCGCCGCGACCACCGTGATGGCGACCACCGGCGTGCTGGTAGGACGCTTTATTGGTCCGGTGATGGGCAAATGGGCTGAAGTCCTCGGTGGCGTGGTACTGATCAGTATTGGCTGCACCATTTTAAGCGAGCACATGGGCTGGTTCAGCTAAGCCCGCTGCTGCCCCTGGTGCGCATAAATGCACACCCTACAACTTCACCTGCGCCTACCGTAGTGGCGCCATTCATGGCGACCACCGCAAACCCGCAATAAACCCCCATTCTGTGATCTACTTCAAAAAAAATTGCGGTAAAAACGCTCAGACGCTATACTTTTTGCGTATTTCTTCAACAATTTTTGAACCAGGTGCCTTATGAAACGCTTTTTCCGCTACGTGTTCCGTTCTTATGTCGAAACCTTCAAACACGTACCGCCGGGCGCGCTTAATTAAGATCTCCCCAGCATACCCTCGATAATCGCGGTCAGGGATCGACCTGTGGTTATCAACTGTTTTCTTATCGCTCTCACCACTTCTGCCGTAATTCTCTCCCTAATTCATTGATTTATCCCTTCAGTCATCACATTTCGATCTGGCTATAGCCGCAGGTTATACCCCGCTACTAAACAAGCATTCGTCACCTTTTCTTCTGCATGAAATAGTCAGCTCAGGCCCTATAAACCGTCTGAAACGAGAAACATCATGCTTATCCCTCAACCTTATTTACTCTTCCTCGGCGACGTTACCGATCCATTGGCCGCTAAAACCGCGCGCGGCATTCAGGTATGGCGACCCGAGCAGTGCGTTGGCGAAATCAAACTGCCAGGCTGCACCGTTAGCCTTGGCCTCGAAGAACTGGATATCGCCGCCGCCAAAGCGCGCGGCACCAAAACGCTGGTGCTTGGCACCGCCAATGCCGGTGGTTACCTGCCAACACACTGGCTCGACACGGTGAAAAGCGCCATTGCTGCCGGGATGAACGTCGCCAGCGGCTTGCACCACCGTTTAGTCGATGAACCGGAATTGGTCGCGTTAGCAGAAGCGCAAGGGGTTAAGCTGTTTGACCTGCGCCATATGCGTCCAAAACTGAACGTGGGAAGTGGTAAAAAGCGTACAGGTAAGCGAGTGCTTACTGTTGGCACCGACTGCTCGGTGGGCAAAATGTACACCTCGCTGGCGCTGGAAGCGGCGATGCGCGAACGCGGCATGAAAGCCGATTTCCGCGCTACCGGTCAGACCGGCATTTTAGTGGCAGGCGAAGGGATTGCGATTGACGCGGTGATTGCCGACTTCATCGCCGGTGCGGCCGAAGCATTGTCGCCTGCCAATGATGCCGATCACTGGGATATCGTTGAAGGCCAGGGTTCATTGTTCCATCCCTCTTACGCCGGCGTCAGTATGGGACTGATCCACGGTGCACAGCCGCATTGGCTGGTGATGTGTCACGAAATGGGCCGTCCGCATATGCGTCATCTGCCGCATCAGCCGATGGTGAGCCTGAAGGATTGTGTCGAAGCCAACCTGCGCGCGGCGCACGTCACCAGCGAGGTTGTGCAACTGGCCGGTTTTGCCATCAACACCTCGAACTATAGCGAACAGGAAGCGCGCGCCTACTGCAGCGAAATCAGCGCTGAATTCGGCGTGCCGGCCACCGATCCGGTGCGATTTGGCATGGCGGATATCGCCGCGCTGCTGCAGGAGCGTGGCTAACATGCGGCGCATGCAGATTGAAGTGCTGGAGCTGCCGCTGGCGCGTCCATTTGCCATCTCGCGCGGCACGCGTACGGCGGTCACGGTGATTCGCGTGACGCTGGAGCAGAACGGCTTCATTGGTCGGGGCGAATGTACGCCAACGCCGCGCTACGATGAAACGCCGGAAAGCGTCAACGCTGAACTGGAAACGCTGCGCGCCGACATTGAAGCGGGCTTGAGCCGCCTCGATCTGCAAAGCCGTTTGTCTGCGGGTGCAGCGCGTAATGCGCTGGACTGTGCGCTGTGGCGCCTGGATGCCGCGCTGGCGAAGCACACGCTGTGGCAACAGTGCGGTCGCGCTCAGCCGCCTTCGGTGATTACCGCCGAAACTCTCAGCCTCGATTCCATCGAGAACATGGCCGCCGCGGCTGCCGATGCGGTATCGCGCGGTGCCATCCTATTGAAAATCAAACTTAATCGCGACGAGATTCTTGAAAAAGTCGCGGCGATCCGTCAGGCCGCGCCGCGCGCTACCTTAATCATTGATGCCAATGAAGCCTGGTCGGGCGTCGATCTGCCCAGCCTGCTCAATGCGCTGGTTAGCTACAACATCGCGATGGTCGAGCAACCGCTGCCGGCGGGCCAGGATCAGGCGCTGCAGCGGTTTGCGCACCCGATTCCAATCTGTGCCGATGAGAGCTGCCACACGCGAGAAGACATCGCGCCGCTGCGCAATCGCTACGAGATGATCAACATCAAGCTGGATAAGTGCGGGGGGCTCACCGAAGCGCTGGCGATGGTGGAAGAGGCGCAGAAGTGCGATATGCGGCTGATGGTGGGCTGCATGCTCGGCTCATCGCTGGCGATGGAGGCGGCGCTGCCGGTGGCGATAGCCGCCGAACATGTCGATCTCGATGGCCCGATCTGGCTGGCCGCCGACAGCTCGCCGTTCCTTTCTTACGCTCAAGGCCGAATCTGGCTGTAACCCGCACGCGGAGCAACGATGACGGACACTTTACTTACCCCCTACGCCGCCAGCGTTGCCGGTTCTGAGCCGGTGCTCGCGATTCAGGATCTCAGCGTCAGTTTTCGCGGCCGCAGCGGCGAGAATCAGGCGCTGAAGGGCATCAGTTTTAACATTCATCAGGGCGAAATTGTCGCCGTGGTGGGCGAAAGCGGCTCGGGAAAATCGGTCACTTCGCTGGCGGTGATGGGCTTGCTGGCCGCCTCTGGGCGCATCGATCGCGGCAGCATGCAGTTTCGCGATCGCCAGGGCAACGCCCATCAGTTGGCCAACCTTACTGAAGCTCAGCGCCGCACTTTGCGTGGCCGTGAGATGGCGATGATTTTTCAGGAGCCGATGACCTCGCTCAATCCGGTATTACGCGTTGGCGATCAGCTGACTGAAGCGCTGCGTGACCACCAGATTTGCGACAAAAGCCAGGCCGAGGCGCGCGCGCGTGAGTTATTACGCCAGGTGCGTATTGCCGATGTGGATCGCGTGATGAAAAGTTATCCGCATTCGCTGTCGGGCGGCATGCGCCAGCGCGTGATGATTGCCCAGGCGCTGGCCTGCGATCCGCAGCTGCTGATTGCCGATGAGCCGACCACCGCGCTGGACGTTACGGTGCAGGCGCGCATTCTGCACATCCTGCGCGACCTGCAGCGCGAGAAGCAGATGGCGGTGCTGTTTATCACCCACGACATGGGCGTGGTGGCCGAAATCGCCGATCGCGTAGTGGTAATGCTACGTGGCGAAGTGGTTGAGCAGGGCACGGTCAGCGACATCTTCAGTGCGCCGCAGCATCCTTACACCAAAGCATTACTCGCCGCGGTGCCGAAACTCGGCGATATGCGCGAACACGCGTGGCCGCAGCGCTTTCCGCTGTTGGGCAGCGAGGCCAACGATCGCAGCGAGCAGCGCACCGCGCGCTACGACCAAACGCCACTGCTGGATGTGCGTGGTCTGAAAGTGTACTACCCGATTCGCAGCGGCATTTTCTCGGCGCTGACCCATCAGGTGCACGCGGTGGAGCAGATCGATTTCAGCCTGTGGCCGGGCGAAACCCTGGCGATTGTCGGCGAAAGCGGCTGCGGTAAGTCTACGACCGGACGCGCGCTGATGCGGCTGATTAACAGCGACGCCGACAGCATCCATTTTCAGGGCAATGAAATCGCCAACCTGAAAGAGGCACAGTTTCAACCGCTGCGCCGTGAAATTCAGATGGTATTTCAGGATCCCTACGCCTCACTTAATCCGCGTTTGACGGTTGGTTTCACCATTGCCGAGCCGCTGCTGCTGCACGGCATGGTGAAGTCGCTGGACGAGGCCTCGCCGCAGGTCGATGCGCTGCTAAAAAGCGTGGGACTGCTGCCGGAACATGCGCGGCGCTATCCGCACGAATTTTCCGGCGGCCAGCGCCAGCGTATCGCCATTGCGCGCGCTATGGCGTTGAAACCCAAGGTGATCATTGCCGATGAAGCCGTTTCGGCGTTGGACGTGTCGATTCAGGCGCAGGTGGTCAATCTGATGATGGATCTGCAACAGCAAACCGGCGTGGCGTGGATTTTTATTTCGCATGATATGGCGGTGGTAGAACGCATTGCTAACCGCGTGGCGGTGATGTATCTCGGCCAGATTGTTGAGCTCGGGCCGCGCCAGTCGGTGTTCAACCAGCCACAACATCCTTATACCCAACGTCTGCTGGCCTCGGTGCCGGTAGCCGATCCTCAGAACCGGCAACCCCGCACTTTCGAAGAGAGCGAAATCCCTTCGCCGCTGCGCAAGGTGGGAGAAACGGTCATCAAACCACGTTATCGCCAGGTTGCTCCGCAACACTGGGTCGCTGACTGTGTTTCGCGCTAACCCTCAATACCAGGAGATTTCATGAACCCGATTTTCCGCCGTACGGCGCTTGCGCTGGGATTGACCCTCTCGCTGGCCGCTGCTGCTCAGGCACAGGATCTGCGCATTTCGATGTATGCCGATATCACCGGCCTCGATCCGCACGATACTTCCGACAACGTCAGCTACTCGGTGCAGAGCGGCATCTTTGAGCGCTTGTTCCAGTTCGATGCACAGATGAAGCTGCAGCCGTGGCTGGCCACCCGCTACACCAGCAACGACAGCGCCACTGAATTTACCCTGACGCTGCGTAAAGACGTCACCTTCCAGGACGGTACGCCGTTCGATGCGGAAGCAGTAAAAGCCAACCTCGATCGCCTCGCCGACCAGAAAAAAGGCCTCAAGCGCAACAGCCTGTACAAGATGATTGAGAAGGTGACGGTGCTGGCGCCGGACCAGGTAAAAATCGAGCTGAACCAATCGTTTGGTGCCTTCATCAACACGCTGGCGCATCCGTCGGCGGTGATGTGGAGCCCGGCAATCCTGAAGCAATATCCGGAAGAAGCGCAGCTGCGCCTGCATCCGGTGGGCACCGGCCCGTTCAAATTCGTCAGCTGGCAGCCGGGTAAAGCTGTCAGCTTAGCGAAGTACGAAGGCTACTGGCAAAAGGGCTGGCCGAAGGTGGATAACGTGATCTTCTCGCCCAGCCCGGAAGATGCCACGCGCGTCGCGGCACTAAAATCGGGGCAGGTTGATGCGATCTGGCCGCTGCCGTCGGATCTGATCGCCACCGTGCAGAGCGACAGCAAACTGGCGATCCAGCGCGATCCAAGCATTTACCTCTACTACATGGCGATCAACACCCAGCACAAGCCGCTCGCCGATGTACGTGTACGCCAGGCGATCAATTACGCCATCGACCGCGATCTGTGGCTGAAAGTGGCGTTTGCCGGCATGGGTAAACCGGCCAGCTCGGCGATTCCGCAAGGCGTGCAGTTCTATCAGAAGCAGAGCGCGCCGAACTATCGCTATGCGCCGGATGAGGCCAAAGCGCTGTTGAAGGAAGCGGGTTATCCGAACGGCCTCGACCTGAAAGTGTGGGTCACCAACGCCACCGCCAGCGTGCGTGCCGCGCAGGTGCTCAAAGCGCAGCTGGCAACGGTGGGCATTCGCGCCACGGTCACGCCGATGGATTCTGGCACGCGCAACGCCAAACTGTGGGGCGTGAAAGACCCGAAACAGGCGGAATTTGACCTCTATTACGGCGGCTGGTCGACCTCAACCGGTGATGCCGATTGGGCGCTGCGTCCACTCTATGCCACCGAATCCTGGGTGCCAACCTCGTACAACGTTTCGTACTTCAGCAATGCCGAAGCCGACAAAGCGATTGCCGGAGGTTTAGCCACCGCCGATCCGGCCAAACGTGGCGAGGCATACGCTGAAGCGCAGAAAGTGTTGTGGAAAGAGGCACCGGTGGCCTTCCTCGGCACGCCAGACAATCTGGTTGGCAAGCGCAGCACGCTGAACGGTGTGTCGATGCTGCCGGATGGTAACTTCCTGTTTAATCAGGCGGCGTTTAAGTAAAGCCCTCACCCTAACCCTCTCCCGCAAGCGGGAGAGGGGACGAATAACTCCCTCTCCCGCTTGCGGGAGAGAGCTAGCACGATCTATTCCCTCTCCCGCAAGCGGGAGAGGGCTAGGGTGAGGGCAATAACCGCACCCAACCAAAAGGAACCGCATGTTCGCATACATCATTCGTCGACTGCTGGAGATGATCCCCGTACTGCTGGTGGTCTCGCTGCTGGTCTTCGGCTTCATCAAGCTGCTGCCCGGCGATCCGGCGCGCATCTACGCCGGGCCGGATGCGCCTTTAGCCGCGGTGGAAGCTGCGCGCCAGCATCTCGGACTTAACGATCCGCTACCGCAGCAATACATCAACTGGATCGGCGGCCTGCTGCGCGGCGATCTTGGCGTCACCTATCGCACCCAGCAGCCGGTGCTGGAAGTGATTAAACAAGGCTTTATGCCGACGATGTGGCTGGCGCTGGCGGGTTTTGCCTGGTCGGTGATGCTCGGCCTGTTCCTCGGCGTGTTTGCCGCGCTGAAACGCGGTAAATGGCAGGACTGGACGTTGATGAGCGTCGCCGTGGGCGGCATCTCGATGCCGACTTTCTGGCTGGGCCTGCTGCTGATCCAGTTCGTCGCCATGCCGTTTGGCCTGTTTTCGGTCAGCGGCTTCAATCAACCCAGCGACATCGTATTACCGGCCATCACGCTCGGATCATCGGTGGCGGCGGTGATGGCGCGCTTCACCCGCTCGGCGTTTCTCGAAGTGGCGCAGGAAGATTACGTGCGCACCGCCAAAGCCAAAGGGCTGCGTAATCGGCTGGTGACGTGGAAACACGTGATGCGCAATGCATTGATCCCGGTGATCACCATGCTCGGCTTGCAGTTTGGTTTTCTGCTCGGCGGATCGATTGTGGTCGAAAGCGTCTTCAACTGGCCGGGATTAGGCTGGCTGTTGATCGAGTCGATCAAGGCGCAGGATCAGCCGGTGATCCAGGCGTTAGTGATGCTGTTCGTGTTTGAATTTATTGTGATTAACCTGCTGGTCGATCTGCTGTATGCCGTGGTCAACCCAGCGATTCGCCTGCGACAGGAGCCGTAATGAGTCTGCAATCTCTGCCTGCCCACGCGCAGGAGGCGATCCGTTCGCCGTGGCGTGATTTCCTGCACGCGCTGGTGCGTAATCCGCTGGCGCTGGTTTCCGGCGGTTTTGTGCTGCTGCTGGTGCTGGTGGCCGTCTTCGCACCGTGGCTGGCGCCCTGGGATCCAATGGCACCGGACTGGATGGCGCTGTCATCACCGCCGTCCAGCACGCACTGGATGGGCACCGACGAACTTGGCCGTGACTTGTTAAGTCGTATTATCTTTGGCGCACGCATTTCGCTGTACGTTGGCGTGCTGTCGGTGACGCTCGGCATGATAGTCGGCGTACTGCTGGGCCTGCTGGCGGGCTATTATGGCCGCTGGATCGATATGCTGATTATGCGCGGCTCCGACGTGCTCTTCGCCTTTCCCGGCATGCTGCTGGCGATTGCGGTGGTAGCGATTCTCGGGCCGGGACTGAATAACGTCATCATTGCGGTGGCCATCTTCAGCGTGCCGGTGTTTGCCCGCATCGTGCGTGCTTCCACGCTGTCGTTAAAGCAGGCGGCGTATGTCGAAGCGGTGCGCTGCGCCGGCGC contains:
- the mqo gene encoding malate dehydrogenase (quinone); the protein is MSTTAVNLALAAAGKESAHLQDRKDVDVLLIGAGVMSATLGTWLQDLEPDWSIEMVERLDDVAVESSNGWNNAGTGHAALAELNYTPQKADGSIDIAKAVAINESFQISRQFWAYHVQKGNLRNPKSFIHSTPHMSFVWGNDNVEFLRKRFNALQKSTLFRGMSYSEDRDQITRWIPLVMNGRDSKQKVAATWTEMGTDVNFGEVTRQLIAALEKKANFRLRLRQEVRDIKRLSDGRWQVSLHNLASGENRVLTTRQLFIGAGGAALPLLQKSGIPEVKGYAGFPVGGSFLVTENPDVVKQHMAKVYGKASVGAPPMSVPHVDTRVLDGKQVLLFGPFATFSTKFLKQGSLLDMFGAMNGSNLKPMVQVGLKSFDLVKYLVDQVLQSDSDRMEALRAYVPQAQQEDWRLVTAGQRVQIIKNDEKEGGVLRLGTEVVTSEDGSISALLGASPGASTAAPIMLELMAKAFPEHMRSPEWQTKIRMVIPSWGRKLNGDVALTEKVLADTSRVLQLDYEPVVTPDAANDEARETAHVVGK
- a CDS encoding ABC transporter permease, with the protein product MFAYIIRRLLEMIPVLLVVSLLVFGFIKLLPGDPARIYAGPDAPLAAVEAARQHLGLNDPLPQQYINWIGGLLRGDLGVTYRTQQPVLEVIKQGFMPTMWLALAGFAWSVMLGLFLGVFAALKRGKWQDWTLMSVAVGGISMPTFWLGLLLIQFVAMPFGLFSVSGFNQPSDIVLPAITLGSSVAAVMARFTRSAFLEVAQEDYVRTAKAKGLRNRLVTWKHVMRNALIPVITMLGLQFGFLLGGSIVVESVFNWPGLGWLLIESIKAQDQPVIQALVMLFVFEFIVINLLVDLLYAVVNPAIRLRQEP
- the azuC gene encoding stress response protein AzuC; this translates as MKRFFRYVFRSYVETFKHVPPGALN
- a CDS encoding ABC transporter ATP-binding protein, yielding MTDTLLTPYAASVAGSEPVLAIQDLSVSFRGRSGENQALKGISFNIHQGEIVAVVGESGSGKSVTSLAVMGLLAASGRIDRGSMQFRDRQGNAHQLANLTEAQRRTLRGREMAMIFQEPMTSLNPVLRVGDQLTEALRDHQICDKSQAEARARELLRQVRIADVDRVMKSYPHSLSGGMRQRVMIAQALACDPQLLIADEPTTALDVTVQARILHILRDLQREKQMAVLFITHDMGVVAEIADRVVVMLRGEVVEQGTVSDIFSAPQHPYTKALLAAVPKLGDMREHAWPQRFPLLGSEANDRSEQRTARYDQTPLLDVRGLKVYYPIRSGIFSALTHQVHAVEQIDFSLWPGETLAIVGESGCGKSTTGRALMRLINSDADSIHFQGNEIANLKEAQFQPLRREIQMVFQDPYASLNPRLTVGFTIAEPLLLHGMVKSLDEASPQVDALLKSVGLLPEHARRYPHEFSGGQRQRIAIARAMALKPKVIIADEAVSALDVSIQAQVVNLMMDLQQQTGVAWIFISHDMAVVERIANRVAVMYLGQIVELGPRQSVFNQPQHPYTQRLLASVPVADPQNRQPRTFEESEIPSPLRKVGETVIKPRYRQVAPQHWVADCVSR
- the dgcN gene encoding N-acetyltransferase DgcN; this encodes MLIPQPYLLFLGDVTDPLAAKTARGIQVWRPEQCVGEIKLPGCTVSLGLEELDIAAAKARGTKTLVLGTANAGGYLPTHWLDTVKSAIAAGMNVASGLHHRLVDEPELVALAEAQGVKLFDLRHMRPKLNVGSGKKRTGKRVLTVGTDCSVGKMYTSLALEAAMRERGMKADFRATGQTGILVAGEGIAIDAVIADFIAGAAEALSPANDADHWDIVEGQGSLFHPSYAGVSMGLIHGAQPHWLVMCHEMGRPHMRHLPHQPMVSLKDCVEANLRAAHVTSEVVQLAGFAINTSNYSEQEARAYCSEISAEFGVPATDPVRFGMADIAALLQERG
- the dgcA gene encoding N-acetyl-D-Glu racemase DgcA; amino-acid sequence: MRRMQIEVLELPLARPFAISRGTRTAVTVIRVTLEQNGFIGRGECTPTPRYDETPESVNAELETLRADIEAGLSRLDLQSRLSAGAARNALDCALWRLDAALAKHTLWQQCGRAQPPSVITAETLSLDSIENMAAAAADAVSRGAILLKIKLNRDEILEKVAAIRQAAPRATLIIDANEAWSGVDLPSLLNALVSYNIAMVEQPLPAGQDQALQRFAHPIPICADESCHTREDIAPLRNRYEMINIKLDKCGGLTEALAMVEEAQKCDMRLMVGCMLGSSLAMEAALPVAIAAEHVDLDGPIWLAADSSPFLSYAQGRIWL
- a CDS encoding DUF1158 domain-containing protein, with amino-acid sequence MNNPFETLIIPGGILLLGFLSALLLPAPSFGIELAKRLQESLHLMDVNQLYTIVFSLWFLLLGAIEFFVIRFLWRRRSR
- a CDS encoding ABC transporter permease subunit — translated: MSLQSLPAHAQEAIRSPWRDFLHALVRNPLALVSGGFVLLLVLVAVFAPWLAPWDPMAPDWMALSSPPSSTHWMGTDELGRDLLSRIIFGARISLYVGVLSVTLGMIVGVLLGLLAGYYGRWIDMLIMRGSDVLFAFPGMLLAIAVVAILGPGLNNVIIAVAIFSVPVFARIVRASTLSLKQAAYVEAVRCAGAPDRVILLRHILPGTLSNVIVYFTMRIGTSILTAAGLSFIGLGPEPDVPEWGNILAMSRSMMMAGLWHVSVFPGLAIFITVLAFNLLGDALRDTLDPKLKS
- the mntP gene encoding manganese efflux pump MntP, yielding MTFIATLILAFGMSMDAFAAALGKGASLHRPNFKEALRTGLIFGVIEMLTPLIGWAIGLAASRYVMAWDHWVAFGLLTILGGRMIMEGFRQTADEPCEAPQRHGFMVLALTAVATSLDALAVGVGLAFLQVNIIMTAVTIGAATTVMATTGVLVGRFIGPVMGKWAEVLGGVVLISIGCTILSEHMGWFS
- a CDS encoding glutathione ABC transporter substrate-binding protein, which encodes MNPIFRRTALALGLTLSLAAAAQAQDLRISMYADITGLDPHDTSDNVSYSVQSGIFERLFQFDAQMKLQPWLATRYTSNDSATEFTLTLRKDVTFQDGTPFDAEAVKANLDRLADQKKGLKRNSLYKMIEKVTVLAPDQVKIELNQSFGAFINTLAHPSAVMWSPAILKQYPEEAQLRLHPVGTGPFKFVSWQPGKAVSLAKYEGYWQKGWPKVDNVIFSPSPEDATRVAALKSGQVDAIWPLPSDLIATVQSDSKLAIQRDPSIYLYYMAINTQHKPLADVRVRQAINYAIDRDLWLKVAFAGMGKPASSAIPQGVQFYQKQSAPNYRYAPDEAKALLKEAGYPNGLDLKVWVTNATASVRAAQVLKAQLATVGIRATVTPMDSGTRNAKLWGVKDPKQAEFDLYYGGWSTSTGDADWALRPLYATESWVPTSYNVSYFSNAEADKAIAGGLATADPAKRGEAYAEAQKVLWKEAPVAFLGTPDNLVGKRSTLNGVSMLPDGNFLFNQAAFK